The following nucleotide sequence is from Halomonas chromatireducens.
GCAGTATGCCCAGGTCATCGAAGCTGCCAATGGCGTCGTTTGCGACATTGTCCTGGGCCATCAAGACCACCTGGTCGCGGGTCAGCGGTGGATTGGGCAGGGGTGAGGCCAGTAGCGCCAGCAGGTGCCACAGCGGGAAGGGGATGGGAAGCAGAGGCCGTTCCCGCGACAGTTCGCGCATGACCAGTTCCACCGCTTCCCGGTAGCGAATGATATCGGGGCCGCCGAGTTCGAAGAGGCGTCGCTCGGGCGGGTCGCTGCCCAGCAGCCTGCCGATGGCGCGGGCCACGTCCACCACATGAACCGGCTGCAGGCGCGTCTCGCCATGGCCGAACAGGGGAATGACCGGCAGCCTCGTCAAGCCCGCCAGGGTCGACAGGAAGGCGTCATCGGGGCCGAACATGACGCTGGGCCGCAGGATGATTGCCTTGGGAAGCGCCGTGACCACTGCCGTTTCGCCACGGCCTCGCGCACGGACATAGGCCGAGCGCGAGGCCGGGTCGGCCCCGATGCCCGAAAGCTGTACCAGCCGCTGGATGCCTGCCTCATGGGCAAGCTGCGCCAGTTGCCCGGCGGCCTCCACATGAATGGTCTGGAAGCGCGCGCTGCGGCTTTCCACATAAAGACTGACCGCATTTACCACGCTATCGGCCCCTTCCAGCGCCTTGGCGATATCGGCCTTGCTGCGAATATCGACGCTTACGAGCTCCAGCGGATCGCCGGGTTCCGCCCAGTCGGGCAGGGCGGGCCGACGGGCGGCGATGCGTACCGTCCGACCGGCGTCCGCCAGCTCACGGACCACGTGGCTGCCGAGAAAGCCGGTGCCGCCGAAGACGGTGACACAGCCGAACGACATCATTGCCTCCTTTCGAGATTGCAGCTTTCAGCCCGCTGGCAGGGGCAGCGCACCGTTCTCCTTGACAGCGCGTATGGCGAAGCTGCTGTCCACGCTGCTGACCATGGGCAGCTTCTGTAGTCGCCGTACCCAGCGTTCGTAGCCGCGCAGGTCGGCGGTGACCACCTGAAGCAGATAATCAAAGGCCCCGGAAATGGTATGACAATTAATGATTTCTGGCATCTCGCTGACCGCAGCTTCGAATTGTTCGACCAGTGAGTCTTGATGTTGGCTGAGGCGTACCTGGACGAATATGGTGAGATCGAGCCCCAGTCGTTCCTTATCCAGTTCGGCGCGGTAGCGTGTGATCAGGTTGTCCTGCTCGAGTCGTCGAATACGTCTGGCACAGGGGGAGGGCGATAGGTTGACACGCTCCGCCAGCTCCGCGGTAGTCAGGCGGGCGTCCTGCTGCAGGGCTTCCAGCAGCAGGCGGTCGATGCGGTCGAGTTTCAAGGTGCGCATGGCCATGCCTCATCAATGTAACATTCCGTTATTTCTTGGCTTGGGCGGCTAATAGTCCCTTTGATTCTGGGTAATATTGCCCATGTTCGCCAGTGGAGTTGGCCCACACCGCCGGCTACTCCTTTGTGGTCTAGAGGTCGATGGCATCGGATCGATGAAGTGAAAGTCTGTGTTCGTCAAGAAGGTATAAGCGCTAGGCTCAGTCCGAAAACTGGCTGCGCTCGGCCAGACGTTAAAAATCGGCTCAAAGTACGCATTTACACCCCGTAAACTCGCACGCGAGCCCTGTCCGTCTTCACGCCGATTTTGCCTTGCGACCCACAGAGAAGTGGGAAGTGCGTTGGCCCGTAGGGAACGGTCCTGGCCTTCGCTCGCCGACTTTTCGGGCAACGCCTAGGCTGCTAGTCCGTCGCAGCGTTGGTCTCCGCCTCCTCGGTTGCGTCCTTGTCTTCGCCGTTGGACGCTTCCTCGATCCAGCCACGCTCGCGGTAGTAGCGCAGGGCGCCTTCATGAAGCGGTGCCGAGAGACCATCCTTGATCATCCGTTCGGGCTCGAGAATCGCATAGGCGGGATGAAAGTCAGTGAAACGCTCAAAATTGTCGAACACGGCAGCGACCAGGGTATAGACCTGATCCGGATCGGTGGCTTCGCTGGCCACGACGGTGGCGCGGACGCCGAAGGTCTGCACTTCCGGCTGGTCGTCGTAGTAGAGTCCGGCGGGGATTTCGGCCAGGCTGTAGTAGGGTGCCTCGTCCACCAGGGACGCGACGAAATCCCCCTCGACGCCGACCACGGCGGCGTTGCAGAGATCCACGGCCTGGCGAATGCTCAGGTCCGGATGCCCCACGGTGTAGACCATGGCATCGATATTGCCATGACACAGTTCCAGCGACTGCTGATCGGCGGGCAGCTCATTGACCAGGGCGAAATTGTCCAGTGTCCAGCCCCTGGCGGACATCAGCTGCAGCATGGTGGCCCGCTGCCCGGAACCGGGGTTGCCAATGTTGACCGCACGCTGCTCCAGGTCGTCGAAGCCTTGAATGCCGGACTCCCGGCGTACCACCAGGGTAAAGGGTTCGCTATGTACTGAAAAAAGAGCGCGAAGCGTGTCATCCGGGCCGGCGTCTGCGAAGCCTTCCCGACCCTCCACGGCATAGTACTGCTGGTCCGACTGGGCCAGTGCGATCGGCACTTCACCACGACGGATATCGCGCAGATTGGCGACAGATCCTTCCGACGGGCGGGCATGACACGGGCCTTCAAGCAGGCGACAAAAAGCCTGGCCCGTAACGTGATAGACGCCGGTTGAGCTGGCCGTTCCAATGACGATCTGATCTTCCGCTGCCTGGGCCGGCAGTGACAGGGCCAGGACTACCAGTAAGCCGCCGCCAAGGCTGGCCAATCCTGCGGTCGATTTCGTCACTGTTCCACATGGTTTCATGAGGATCTCCCTGGAGGGGCTCGCTTAGACGTTTTGTATCTTTGTTGTGTACTTGTTTGAGTCTAGCAGGCGAATGGAAATAGCCCTTGATGCGCTCGCGCATTGCTTTCGATGATGTGGTGCAGCACGCCTGCGGCGTTTCATTTTAATGAGAATGATTGTTGTTTTTTGTGCTATCGGCATCGATCTTGCCGGTATCGTGGCGCTAGCCCTGGCCAAATGGCCAGAGGGGACTTCACATCGAATCCATACAGGACTAAAATGGTCCTCAATCGAATGCGAAGCTCGTACAGGGCTTGGCGGCGAATCGTTAGGAGTCAGGCATGCTCAAGCTTTCTCGGCTGACCGACTATGCCGCGGTGGTGATGGCGCAGATCGCCCGTCACCCGGAGCAGCCCCACGCAGCGGCTGAGCTGGCCGAGGCGGTGCAACTGCCTCATCCGACCGTGAGCAAGACATTGAAGATGCTGGTCCGGGCCGGGCTGCTGGAATCCCGCCGCGGCGCGCAGGGCGGCTATTCCCTGGCGCGGCCGGCGTCGCGTATCACTGCCCGCGACATCATCACTGCCATCGAGGGGCCGGTGGCGATGACCGAATGCAGCCATGTGGATGGCGACTGCGAACTGCTCGCCACCTGTGGTGTGTCCGACAACTGGCAGCGGGTCTCGCTGGCGGTACGCACCCTGCTCGACAGCGTGACACTCGCGCACCTTGCCGACTCTTCGCCAATCAAGCTGCCGGTACAGCTGCCCATACAGAGCATCAGTCTGGCCGCCGACTCGGCCTGAGACGCGCAAGCCAACATTTACCCGTGCGGGCTCGCTGCTCGCCGACCCAACCGCCCGGGAGGGGAACCATCATGGCAAGTCAGGAAATGGAACAGCTTGTCCGTCGCGAATACAAGGAAGGCTTCGTCACGGATATCGAGAGCGACACTATCCCGCCGGGGCTCGATGAAGGCACCATCGCCTTCATTTCCCAGAAGAAGGGGGAGCCGGAGTGGATGCTGGAGTGGCGCCTCAAGGCCTACCATCAATGGCTGAAGATGACGCCGCCCTCCTGGGCACACCTCGACTATCCGGCCATTGACTACCAGGCGATCTCCTACTTCAGTGCGCCGAAGCGCCCGGAAGACCGTCCGCAGAGCCTTGATGAGGTCGACCCCAAGCTGCTGGAGACCTACGAGAAGCTGGGCATTCCGCTGCACGAGCGTGCAGCGCTGGCCGGCGTGGCGGTGGATGCGGTATTCGACTCGGTGTCGGTGACTACCACCTTCAAGGAGAAGCTGGGCGAGGCGGGCGTGATCTTCTGCTCCATCTCGGAGGCGATCCGCGACTACCCGGAGCTGATCAAGCAGTACCTGGGCACGGTAGTGCCGGTGGCCGACAACTACTTCGCCGCGCTCAACTCGGCAGTCTTCACCGACGGCTCCTTCGTCTTCGTGCCGGAAGGCGTGACCTGCCCGATGGAGCTCTCCACCTATTTCCGCATCAATGCCGCCAATACCGGCCAGTTCGAGCGCACGTTGATCATCTGCGAGAGCCGCGCCCAGGTCTCCTACCTGGAAGGCTGTACCGCGCCGCAGCGTGACGAGAACCAGCTCCACGCCGCCGTGGTCGAGCTGGTGGCCCTCGAGGACGCCTACATCAAGTACTCCACGGTGCAGAACTGGTACCCGGGCGACGAGGACGGCAAGGGTGGCATCTACAACTTCGTGACCAAGCGCGGCGACTGCCGCGGCGACCGTTCGCGCATCAGCTGGACCCAGGTCGAGACCGGCTCCGCCATCACCTGGAAGTATCCCTCCTGCGTGCTGCGTGGAAAGGACAGCATCGGCGAGTTCTACTCGGTGGCAGTGACCAATGGCCGGCAGCAGGCCGACACCGGCACCAAGATGATCCATATCGGCGAGGGGACCCGCTCCTACATCGTCTCCAAGGGCATCTCCGCCGGCCGCAGCAACCAGTCCTACCGTGGGCTGGTCAAGATCGGCCCCAGGGCCAAGGGTGCGCGCAACTTCACCCAGTGCGACTCGCTGCTGATCGGCGACCAGTGCGGGGCGCACACCTTCCCCTACCAGGAGATCGGCAACAGCAGCGCGACCGTCGAGCACGAGGCGACCACCTCGAAGATCGGCGAGGACCAGCTGTTCTACTGCCAGAGCCGGGGCATCTCCGAGGAGGATGCGGTGAGCATGATCGTCAACGGCTTCTGCAAGGACGTCTTCCAGGAGCTGCCGATGGAATTCGCGGTGGAGGCCGAGGCGCTGCTGAACGTGACCCTCGAAGGCGCCGTGGGCTAGGCGCTATTGCGCTCGCTCATGATGCGCTTCAAGGGCGATGGAAAGACACTTTTATCGGGTCGCCGCGGCGGCTCGCCAGAATCGAAAAGGTATCAAGATGCTCGAAGTCAAGGATCTGCACGTCACGGTGGAAGGGAAGGAAATCCTCAAGGGCCTCAGCCTGACCGTCAATGCCGGTGAGGTTCACGCCATCATGGGCCCCAACGGGGCCGGCAAGTCGACCCTGTCGGCAGTGATAGCCGGCAAGGATGGCTATGAGGTGACCAGTGGTACCATCACCTTCGAAGGCCAGGACGTGCTCGAGATGGAGATCGAGGAGCGGGCCCTGGCCGGCATGCTGCTCGGCTTCCAGTACCCGGTGGAGATCCCCGGCGTCAAGAACATCTATCTGCTCAAGGCGGCGCTCAATGCCCAGCGGGCGGCAAACGGGCTGGGCGACATGCCGGCACCGGAGTTCATGAAGCTGATCAAGGAGAAGATCGCCGAGATGAAGATGGACGCCAGCTTCCTGCAGCGTGCCGTCAACGAGGGCTTCTCCGGCGGGGAGAAGAAGCGTAACGAGATCCTGCAGATGCTGGTCTTGCAGCCCAAGCTGGCCATGCTCGACGAGATCGACTCCGGCCTCGATATCGATGCCATGCGGATCGTCGCCGATGGGGTCAACAGTCTTCGCGCCGCCGACCGCGGTATCCTGCTGGTGACCCACTACCAGCGCCTGCTCGACTACATCATTCCCGATCATGTCCATGTGCTGGTCGATGGCCGCATCGCCAAGAGCGGCGGCAAGGAACTGGCCCATGAGCTCGAGTCGCGTGGCTATGACTGGGTGGTGGAGGAGTCCGCTGCATGAGCGATGTTCAGACCTTTCTCGATCGCCTGGCCGAGCGCACCGAAGCCCGGCGCCAGGTACATGGGCCGGAGCCGACCTGGATCGCCGCTCGGCGCCAGGCGGGTGCCGCGCGCTTCGAGGCGATGGGCTTTCCCCATCGTCGTGTCGAGGCGTGGAAGTATACCGATGTGCGTGCCATCGCCCGGGGCGACTTTGCCCTGACCGACAGTGCCGATTTCTCGCCTGCCTCGGCGGCAGCGCTGACGCTGCCCATCTCGGCGCACCGGCTCACCTTCGTCGATGGCGTATTCTCCGCGGCACTCTCCGATCTTGGCGAGCTGCCGGCCGGGGTCGCTGTGCTGCCGCTGTCCCGGGCGCTGGCCGAGAATCACGAAGCCGTGGGCGGTCCCCTGGGGCGCTTGACCGGGGTGGAGTTCTCGCCTTTCTCGGCCCTCAATACCGCCTTCATGGAGGAGGGCGCCGTGGTGCGCCTGGCCCCGGGCAGCGTGGTGGAAAAGCCGATCCTTCTGCAGTTTCTGTCCCGCGCCAATGCGCAGCCGGTAATGAGCCATCCGCGGGTCTTGGTCGAGGCCGGAGCCCGAAGCCAGGCCACGGTAATCGAGCATCACGTCGGTGAGAGCGAGGCGGCCAACTTCACCAATCTGGTGGCCGAGCTGATGCTCGACCGCGGGGCGATCCTGACTCACTACAAGCTTCAGGAGGCGCCGCTTTCCGATCTCCACGTGGCCAGCATCCACGTCGAACAGAACCGCGACAGCCGCTACACCTCGTTCAACCTGAACCTGGGCGGTGGGCTGGTGCGCAACGACCTGATCAGCGAACTCAACGGCGAAGGGGCCGAGGCCAACTTCTACGGGCTGTTCTACGGTCAGGGTCGCCAGCACATCGACAATCACACCCTGGCCAACCACAATGCCCCGCGCACCTTCTCCAACGAGAACTACAAGGGGATTCTGGACGATCGTGCCCGCGGTGTGTTCAACGGCAAGGTGGTGGTCAAGCGCGACAGCCAGAAGATCGAGGGTTTCCAGAGCAACGCCAATCTGCTGCTCTCCGATCGGGCCGAGATCGATACCAAGCCCGAGCTCGAGATCTACGCCGACGACGTCAAGTGTTCACACGGTTCCACCACCGGCCAGCTCGACGAAGAGGCCGTGTTTGCTCTGCGTACCCGTGGCATTGACGAGCAGACGGCCCGGGGCTTGCTGACCCTCGCCTTCGCCGGCGAAGTGATGGATCTGGTGGAGTTGGCGGCCGTTGCCGAGCGAGTCGAACTGGCGGTAGCCGGCAAGCTGCCGGAGCGCTTCAACCTTTCCGGTCTGGTGGAAGCCGCCATATCGCTGCATGACGACTGAGTCGAGGAGTCAATCATGAACCACCTGGCCACCGATCGCGTGCTCGAGACCCCGTCCCTGGATGTGGCCGGGATCCGTGCGCAATTTCCGATTCTCGAGCGACAGGTGCATGGCAAGCCGCTGATCTACTTCGACAACGCCGCCACCAGCCAGACGCCCTTGTGCGTCATCGATACCTTCCGCGACTACTACAGCCGCTACAACGCCAATATCCACCGCGGGCTGCATACCCTGGCCGACGAGGCCACGGCGGCCTACGAGGGCACCCGCGAAACGGTGCGGGCCTTTCTCAATGCGGCCGATCGGCGCGAGATCATCTTCACCCGCGGAACCACCGAAGCGATCAACCTGGTGGCCAACAGCTGGGGCCGGGCCAACTTCAAGCCGGGTGACGAGGTGCTGGTGTCGCTGCTCGAGCATCACTCCAACATCGTGCCCTGGCAGCTTCTGGCCAGCCAGCTAGGGATCGTTGTCAAGGTTATCCCGGTGGACGAGCGTGGCGTGCTTGATATCGACGCCTACCGGGCGCTATTTTCCGAGCGTACCCGGCTGGTGGCGGTCAACCACGTTTCCAATGCCTTCGGCACCATCAACCCGGTGCGTGAAATGGCAACCATCGCCCATGAACATGGCGCCAGGATTCTCATCGACGGTGCCCAGGCGACGCCGCATCAGACGGTGGACGTGCGCGAGATCGATGCCGACTTCTACGCCTTTTCGGGCCACAAGGTCTACGGCCCCACCGGTGCAGGCGTACTCTACGGCAAGGCTGAGCTACTTGAGGCGATGCCACCCTGGCAGGGCGGCGGCGAGATGATCAAGAGCGTCTCCTTCGATGTGCCGACTACCTTCGCCGAGATTCCCCACAAGTTCGAGGCGGGTACCCCGGCCATTGCCGAAGTCATCGCGCTTGGCGTGGCCCTCGACTGGGTCAGCGACGTGGGGCTAGCCCGTATCGGTGCCTGGGAGGCAGAGCTGCTGGCACGCGCCACGGCGGGGGTTTCGCGTATCGATGGGCTGCGCCTGCTCGGCACCGCCCCCGACAAGGCCGGCGTGCTCTCCTTCGTCGTCGATGGTGCCCACTCCCAGGATATTGCGCTGCTGATCGATCAATTGGGCGTGGCAATCCGCACCGGTAACCACTGTGCCCAGCCGCTGCTGGCACGCTTCGGTGTCGATGCCACCTGCCGGGCCTCCTTTGCGGTGTACAACACCCTGGAAGAGGTCGACGCCTTCGTGGCTGCCCTGGAGCGGGTCATCGGGATGGTGCGCTGAGCATGAGCGATATCGAACAGATTGCAAGGTTGGAGCGGGGGCAGACGCTGCCCTTGCAGCGTGACGTGGCGGCGATTTCCATTCCCTTCGGCAAGACCATCACCCTGCCCGAGGACAGCGTCGTCAGCGTAATGCAGGCCAAGGGCAGCTCCGTCAGCGTCGGCTATGAGGGCCGCCTCTACCTGATCGAAGGGGCCAACCTCGATGCGCTGGGGCTGGAGGCACTGCCGCGACCCACACTGCATGAGGATGCCACGGAAGAAGAGATCGAACAGTTCGTCTGGGATCAATTGCGCACCTGCTTCGACCCGGAGATCCCGGTCAATATTGTCGATCTGGGGCTGGTCTACGGCTGTCGCATCGAGCGCTTGATCACCGGCGAGAGGCTCGTCACCATTCGGATGACCCTCACCGCACCGGGCTGCGGCATGGGTGACGTCATCGCTGCCGATGCACGCAACAAGATCCTCGGCGCACCGCAGATCAGCAAAGTACATACCGAAATCGTCTTCGATCCACCCTGGAGCCGTGAGATGATGAGTGACGAGGCGAAGCTCGAGCTGGGCATGTTCTAGCCACCGCGCGACTCAAAGTTGCGGTACTCATGCGCTTAATTTGTTCGATACTTCTGCTTCCCCATTTTCGTCCCGGGGATATCGATGGTTGCGCTGTTGTGGAAGGTCTTCAAGATACTGCTGATGGCGCTGGGGGCTGCGTTGCTCCTGGCGTCGCTGCTGTTCCTGGGAGCCAACGCCTGGGTGCTGGCTCAGACCCAGGCCCGTATACAGCACTCCCTGCCACTCTGCGGGCCCGAGCAGGTCGGCATCGTCTTCGGCACGTCGCACTGGACCCGTAGCGGCGTGCGCAATCCCCACTTCGATGCGCGCATCAATGCCGCTTCCCGCCTGATACGGCTGGGCAGGGTAGAGCATCTTCTGTTATCCGGTGACAACCGGACCCGCTACTACAATGAGCCCGTTACCATGTGGCGCGATCTACGTGGGCAGCACGTGCGTCATGAGGACATGACGCTCGACTATGCGGGCTTCAGCACCTTCGACACCCTGGCTCGGGCGCGGGATGTTTTCGGCGTCGAACAGGCCCTGCTGGTAACCCAGTCCTGGCATCTTCCCCGGGCGCTGTTCATTGCCGATGCGCTGGGCGTTGAAGCGGTTGGCTGTGCAGCCCCGGAACGACCGGTGGCCGGATTGTGGCGGCTGCAGGTCAGGGAGTGGCTGGCCAGGGCGTCGACCGTGGGGGATCTCTATCTTTGGGGCCGGGAACCCTATTTTCTGGGTCCCGTCGAGCCATTGGAGATCGCACCGCAGATATGGAATGCCATCATGATTGACGGGACACTCAACGGGGTCGGGTCTGACGGTGACGAGCCGGGGGAGTAGCGCAGGCGACTTGCCGTTAGCGTTGGCGCTGCTTCTGGAGTCGGTAGAGCTCGCGGATCAGGGCGCGGCACTGCTGCCAACACTCTTCGACGATGGGTTCGAGGGGATCGGGAAGGGGGTGGGTGAAGAGGGTGGAAAGCGCCTGCATCAGCACGCGCTCCTGTTCCAGCAGTTCGCCGATCACGACCTGACTCTCGTTACCGACGAAGCTTTTCAGCCGGCTCCATAGCCACATGTAGTCGTCGCGCTCGACATCCGCATCTCGAGGCAACATCTTCAGATGATGCCGTGCAAGCTCCTGGAGTTGGCGCATTGCCTTGACCCTGGCCTCGTAATGCGGCTTCAGGGTTTCGCGCAGCGACGGGCGCAGGCGCTCCAGGTTGTCCTGAAAATAATCGATGCTGTCGGCCAGCGCTTCCAGAACGCTGTCCATCGCCACTTGGCGATTGTCGAGAAACATGAGCGGTCACCTCCTCCGGTGACGCAGATTGTGGGGGTCTCGCCGTCCTTTTGCCACCCCCACCGGTTAATTAATTGTCTATTCAACCCTTTGG
It contains:
- a CDS encoding Lrp/AsnC family transcriptional regulator, which gives rise to MRTLKLDRIDRLLLEALQQDARLTTAELAERVNLSPSPCARRIRRLEQDNLITRYRAELDKERLGLDLTIFVQVRLSQHQDSLVEQFEAAVSEMPEIINCHTISGAFDYLLQVVTADLRGYERWVRRLQKLPMVSSVDSSFAIRAVKENGALPLPAG
- the sufT gene encoding putative Fe-S cluster assembly protein SufT codes for the protein MSDIEQIARLERGQTLPLQRDVAAISIPFGKTITLPEDSVVSVMQAKGSSVSVGYEGRLYLIEGANLDALGLEALPRPTLHEDATEEEIEQFVWDQLRTCFDPEIPVNIVDLGLVYGCRIERLITGERLVTIRMTLTAPGCGMGDVIAADARNKILGAPQISKVHTEIVFDPPWSREMMSDEAKLELGMF
- a CDS encoding aminotransferase class V-fold PLP-dependent enzyme — translated: MNHLATDRVLETPSLDVAGIRAQFPILERQVHGKPLIYFDNAATSQTPLCVIDTFRDYYSRYNANIHRGLHTLADEATAAYEGTRETVRAFLNAADRREIIFTRGTTEAINLVANSWGRANFKPGDEVLVSLLEHHSNIVPWQLLASQLGIVVKVIPVDERGVLDIDAYRALFSERTRLVAVNHVSNAFGTINPVREMATIAHEHGARILIDGAQATPHQTVDVREIDADFYAFSGHKVYGPTGAGVLYGKAELLEAMPPWQGGGEMIKSVSFDVPTTFAEIPHKFEAGTPAIAEVIALGVALDWVSDVGLARIGAWEAELLARATAGVSRIDGLRLLGTAPDKAGVLSFVVDGAHSQDIALLIDQLGVAIRTGNHCAQPLLARFGVDATCRASFAVYNTLEEVDAFVAALERVIGMVR
- the sufC gene encoding Fe-S cluster assembly ATPase SufC, translated to MLEVKDLHVTVEGKEILKGLSLTVNAGEVHAIMGPNGAGKSTLSAVIAGKDGYEVTSGTITFEGQDVLEMEIEERALAGMLLGFQYPVEIPGVKNIYLLKAALNAQRAANGLGDMPAPEFMKLIKEKIAEMKMDASFLQRAVNEGFSGGEKKRNEILQMLVLQPKLAMLDEIDSGLDIDAMRIVADGVNSLRAADRGILLVTHYQRLLDYIIPDHVHVLVDGRIAKSGGKELAHELESRGYDWVVEESAA
- a CDS encoding TAXI family TRAP transporter solute-binding subunit, which encodes MKPCGTVTKSTAGLASLGGGLLVVLALSLPAQAAEDQIVIGTASSTGVYHVTGQAFCRLLEGPCHARPSEGSVANLRDIRRGEVPIALAQSDQQYYAVEGREGFADAGPDDTLRALFSVHSEPFTLVVRRESGIQGFDDLEQRAVNIGNPGSGQRATMLQLMSARGWTLDNFALVNELPADQQSLELCHGNIDAMVYTVGHPDLSIRQAVDLCNAAVVGVEGDFVASLVDEAPYYSLAEIPAGLYYDDQPEVQTFGVRATVVASEATDPDQVYTLVAAVFDNFERFTDFHPAYAILEPERMIKDGLSAPLHEGALRYYRERGWIEEASNGEDKDATEEAETNAATD
- a CDS encoding SUF system Fe-S cluster assembly regulator, which codes for MLKLSRLTDYAAVVMAQIARHPEQPHAAAELAEAVQLPHPTVSKTLKMLVRAGLLESRRGAQGGYSLARPASRITARDIITAIEGPVAMTECSHVDGDCELLATCGVSDNWQRVSLAVRTLLDSVTLAHLADSSPIKLPVQLPIQSISLAADSA
- the sufB gene encoding Fe-S cluster assembly protein SufB, producing MASQEMEQLVRREYKEGFVTDIESDTIPPGLDEGTIAFISQKKGEPEWMLEWRLKAYHQWLKMTPPSWAHLDYPAIDYQAISYFSAPKRPEDRPQSLDEVDPKLLETYEKLGIPLHERAALAGVAVDAVFDSVSVTTTFKEKLGEAGVIFCSISEAIRDYPELIKQYLGTVVPVADNYFAALNSAVFTDGSFVFVPEGVTCPMELSTYFRINAANTGQFERTLIICESRAQVSYLEGCTAPQRDENQLHAAVVELVALEDAYIKYSTVQNWYPGDEDGKGGIYNFVTKRGDCRGDRSRISWTQVETGSAITWKYPSCVLRGKDSIGEFYSVAVTNGRQQADTGTKMIHIGEGTRSYIVSKGISAGRSNQSYRGLVKIGPRAKGARNFTQCDSLLIGDQCGAHTFPYQEIGNSSATVEHEATTSKIGEDQLFYCQSRGISEEDAVSMIVNGFCKDVFQELPMEFAVEAEALLNVTLEGAVG
- a CDS encoding complex I NDUFA9 subunit family protein, whose translation is MSFGCVTVFGGTGFLGSHVVRELADAGRTVRIAARRPALPDWAEPGDPLELVSVDIRSKADIAKALEGADSVVNAVSLYVESRSARFQTIHVEAAGQLAQLAHEAGIQRLVQLSGIGADPASRSAYVRARGRGETAVVTALPKAIILRPSVMFGPDDAFLSTLAGLTRLPVIPLFGHGETRLQPVHVVDVARAIGRLLGSDPPERRLFELGGPDIIRYREAVELVMRELSRERPLLPIPFPLWHLLALLASPLPNPPLTRDQVVLMAQDNVANDAIGSFDDLGILPRSLRDSLPLCLAVDAV
- the sufD gene encoding Fe-S cluster assembly protein SufD, whose translation is MSDVQTFLDRLAERTEARRQVHGPEPTWIAARRQAGAARFEAMGFPHRRVEAWKYTDVRAIARGDFALTDSADFSPASAAALTLPISAHRLTFVDGVFSAALSDLGELPAGVAVLPLSRALAENHEAVGGPLGRLTGVEFSPFSALNTAFMEEGAVVRLAPGSVVEKPILLQFLSRANAQPVMSHPRVLVEAGARSQATVIEHHVGESEAANFTNLVAELMLDRGAILTHYKLQEAPLSDLHVASIHVEQNRDSRYTSFNLNLGGGLVRNDLISELNGEGAEANFYGLFYGQGRQHIDNHTLANHNAPRTFSNENYKGILDDRARGVFNGKVVVKRDSQKIEGFQSNANLLLSDRAEIDTKPELEIYADDVKCSHGSTTGQLDEEAVFALRTRGIDEQTARGLLTLAFAGEVMDLVELAAVAERVELAVAGKLPERFNLSGLVEAAISLHDD
- a CDS encoding SanA/YdcF family protein, translating into MVALLWKVFKILLMALGAALLLASLLFLGANAWVLAQTQARIQHSLPLCGPEQVGIVFGTSHWTRSGVRNPHFDARINAASRLIRLGRVEHLLLSGDNRTRYYNEPVTMWRDLRGQHVRHEDMTLDYAGFSTFDTLARARDVFGVEQALLVTQSWHLPRALFIADALGVEAVGCAAPERPVAGLWRLQVREWLARASTVGDLYLWGREPYFLGPVEPLEIAPQIWNAIMIDGTLNGVGSDGDEPGE